One stretch of Deinococcus aerius DNA includes these proteins:
- a CDS encoding DoxX family protein has translation MSVTGFIGRALLASIFIKNGLDHLQNPDPIVRAAKGAEIPAPELAVKVNSGVMVGAGSLLALGIAPGLASTALAVSLIPTTVIGHPFWDRQGKERQHQQTHFMKNLALFGALLAVGSRKG, from the coding sequence ATGAGTGTGACGGGATTTATCGGGCGGGCGCTGCTCGCGAGCATCTTTATCAAAAACGGCCTGGACCACCTTCAGAACCCCGACCCCATCGTGCGCGCGGCGAAAGGGGCCGAGATCCCGGCGCCGGAGCTGGCCGTCAAGGTCAACAGCGGCGTGATGGTCGGCGCGGGCAGCCTGCTGGCGCTAGGCATCGCCCCCGGCCTGGCGAGCACCGCCCTGGCCGTCAGCCTCATCCCCACCACGGTCATCGGGCACCCCTTCTGGGACCGCCAGGGCAAGGAGCGCCAGCACCAGCAAACGCACTTCATGAAAAACCTGGCCCTCTTCGGGGCACTCCTCGCCGTCGGCAGCCGCAAGGGTTAA